The Brasilonema sennae CENA114 genome includes a region encoding these proteins:
- a CDS encoding filamentous hemagglutinin N-terminal domain-containing protein, which yields MRHPLFFFALPLATLASFSYLTIAKAQITPDNSLGAENSVVTPNVQINGTPSDRIDGGATRGANLFHSFQQFNINAGRGAYFSNPAGIANILTRVTGGNISNIQGVLGVLGNANLFLINPNGIIFGPNARLDMGGSFLGSTANSLIFKNGFEFSATNPQAPPLLTITAPVGLSYRENFKNITNQSRAVDNSNTPVGLTVPEGNFLTLVGGNVNLDGGRLTALGGRVELGGLSAAGTVGLNSDGSLSFPVGVQRGDVSLTNEARVDVTSGGGGSIGVNARNLDISGGSILQGGIAEGLGTVGSQAGDITLNATGDIKVVGSGDVGSGVFNNVQSNATGNGGNINITAGSFSLSDGAQVLARNDGGRGDAGKVTINASDTVTVKALQGNQQPTIASDVTGGGVGNGNDINIKARSVVLDNDAIIAASILNGKGDNGEPLQAGNVNIIAANQVFLNNRSRVYSEVGSNSVGNGGIINITAPSVSLDNNASLITRIQGGGQGRAGDIKITTGTLSVKGGAGIFAYTSGQGNAGNVSIQASAAVELVNNAYIFSTVEAGGVGNGGDIDIKAATLSLKDGAQLLTAVRQASGTQPAGRGNAGNVTVDVTGPVTIAGIKNRLSGIFSSVDTGATGDAGNITISSGSFSLSDGAQITASSAGNGAAGDIEVLARSIRLDNNSIIKADTVKGQGNITLRARDYVLLRRGSNITTNARGENVIGGNININSGVLVGFDNSDITANSTDSRGGNVKINSQGIFGFQSRNPASPNTSDITARGARPELSGNVQINVVDSNPTQGLFELTKTVIDPAQQVAQNPCIKGFGSTFTITGRGGLPTDPNKVLSSDNVRVDLIKPVPSTVSSTSATQKQPSQKPPVKQIIPAQGWIFNEKGEVVLVAYDPTKTGPQRQQPAPTSSCAAVK from the coding sequence GTGCGTCACCCACTATTTTTCTTTGCCTTGCCCCTAGCTACCCTAGCAAGCTTTAGCTACCTCACCATCGCCAAAGCACAAATCACTCCTGATAACAGTCTCGGTGCAGAAAATTCTGTTGTTACTCCTAATGTCCAAATTAACGGCACCCCTAGCGACAGGATTGATGGAGGGGCGACTCGTGGGGCTAACCTGTTCCACAGTTTTCAGCAATTTAATATAAATGCAGGTAGAGGAGCTTATTTTTCTAATCCCGCAGGAATTGCAAACATACTCACCAGAGTGACTGGGGGTAATATCTCGAACATTCAGGGTGTCTTGGGTGTGTTGGGCAATGCGAATCTGTTCTTAATCAACCCCAATGGAATTATCTTTGGACCAAATGCCCGCTTGGATATGGGTGGTTCATTTTTGGGAAGTACGGCAAATAGTCTGATATTTAAGAATGGGTTTGAGTTTAGTGCAACTAATCCCCAAGCACCGCCATTGTTAACTATAACTGCTCCGGTTGGGTTGAGCTATCGGGAAAATTTCAAAAATATTACCAATCAGTCGAGGGCTGTTGATAATAGTAATACTCCTGTTGGTCTTACTGTTCCAGAAGGTAATTTTTTAACACTAGTAGGTGGTAATGTCAACTTAGATGGTGGAAGATTGACAGCACTCGGAGGACGGGTTGAGTTAGGAGGATTATCTGCTGCTGGGACGGTGGGACTCAATAGTGATGGTAGCTTGAGTTTTCCTGTGGGAGTGCAAAGAGGTGATGTATCGCTGACGAATGAGGCGAGGGTTGATGTTACCTCAGGCGGGGGCGGTAGTATTGGAGTTAATGCTCGCAATTTAGATATTTCCGGAGGAAGTATCCTGCAGGGTGGAATAGCGGAAGGCTTGGGGACGGTTGGTAGTCAAGCGGGAGATATTACGCTCAATGCCACAGGAGATATAAAAGTTGTAGGGAGCGGTGATGTAGGGAGCGGTGTTTTCAATAATGTGCAATCGAACGCAACGGGCAATGGTGGCAACATCAATATTACAGCTGGCTCCTTCTCTTTAAGCGATGGTGCTCAAGTATTAGCCAGAAATGATGGTGGACGAGGAGACGCAGGTAAAGTGACAATTAATGCCAGCGATACCGTTACCGTAAAAGCATTGCAGGGAAATCAGCAACCGACTATCGCCAGTGATGTCACAGGTGGGGGAGTCGGCAATGGCAATGACATCAACATCAAAGCACGTTCAGTTGTGCTTGATAATGATGCGATTATTGCTGCCAGCATCCTTAATGGTAAGGGAGACAATGGCGAACCATTACAAGCTGGTAATGTGAATATTATAGCTGCCAATCAGGTTTTCCTCAACAATCGAAGTCGTGTCTACAGTGAGGTTGGTTCAAACTCAGTCGGTAATGGCGGAATCATAAACATTACAGCACCCTCTGTATCACTTGACAATAACGCATCTTTGATTACCCGAATTCAAGGAGGAGGACAAGGTCGGGCAGGTGACATAAAGATTACTACAGGAACACTGTCAGTCAAAGGTGGCGCTGGAATATTCGCCTACACTTCTGGACAAGGAAATGCAGGCAATGTGTCGATACAAGCGTCCGCTGCTGTTGAGCTTGTCAATAATGCGTACATCTTCAGCACTGTGGAAGCAGGAGGTGTGGGCAATGGTGGCGATATCGACATCAAGGCAGCAACACTGTCTCTCAAAGATGGCGCTCAACTGCTAACCGCAGTTCGTCAAGCATCTGGCACTCAGCCTGCTGGAAGGGGGAATGCAGGCAATGTGACTGTTGATGTCACAGGACCAGTGACAATTGCTGGGATAAAAAACCGATTGAGTGGGATTTTCAGCTCGGTGGACACGGGGGCGACGGGCGATGCGGGGAACATTACAATTTCCTCTGGCTCCTTCTCTTTAAGCGATGGTGCTCAAATCACTGCAAGCAGTGCTGGCAATGGTGCTGCTGGCGACATAGAAGTTTTAGCTCGCTCTATTCGTCTGGATAATAACTCAATTATCAAAGCTGACACTGTAAAAGGGCAAGGAAATATCACTCTACGCGCTCGCGATTATGTGCTATTGCGTCGTGGTAGTAACATAACGACCAATGCCAGAGGAGAAAACGTTATTGGCGGGAACATCAATATTAATAGTGGTGTCCTGGTTGGCTTTGACAATAGCGACATCACTGCTAACTCTACTGATTCGCGTGGCGGTAATGTTAAAATCAATAGCCAAGGTATTTTTGGCTTTCAGTCTCGCAATCCTGCTTCCCCAAATACAAGCGACATCACCGCCAGAGGTGCAAGACCTGAGTTAAGTGGTAATGTGCAAATTAATGTAGTTGATAGTAACCCCACCCAAGGGTTATTTGAATTGACAAAAACTGTCATTGACCCCGCACAGCAGGTTGCTCAAAATCCCTGTATAAAAGGTTTTGGTAGCACTTTCACCATCACCGGACGCGGCGGACTGCCAACTGATCCAAATAAAGTCCTCAGTAGTGACAATGTGCGTGTTGATTTGATAAAACCTGTCCCCAGTACGGTAAGTTCAACAAGTGCAACACAAAAGCAGCCATCTCAAAAGCCACCAGTCAAACAGATAATACCTGCACAGGGTTGGATATTTAACGAAAAAGGTGAGGTGGTGCTGGTCGCTTATGATCCAACTAAGACTGGCCCACAGCGGCAGCAGCCTGCGCCTACTAGTAGTTGTGCTGCAGTGAAATAA
- a CDS encoding inorganic phosphate transporter, which translates to MLVIIVALLAFYLAWNLGANDVANSMGTSVGSKAVTLKQALIIAGVLEFTGAVLFGQEVSQTLATEIVNPALFADTPQMLVTGMVAVLLSGGLWLQIATSRGLPVSSSHAIVGAIAGFSWVALGVSAIDWSTIGQITIGWIITPIISGAIAALFYSQIKRWILDQPNPLVQLNEWIPWLSAVLLGIFGVIVLPSLTQGLATFLTEQVGFKIPAHDIPLITGAVAAVGLTFYSWRQLERGRKGVGEQGSRGAEEVGGVGGVGEVGGVGEVVNSRFTNPVEGLFGRFQLLSACFVAFAHGSNDVGNAIAPLAAIAYINRTGTVPTNGFNIPIWIIMLGGVGIVTGLAILGKKVIATIGESIISLQPSSGFCAELATATTILLASRLGLPVSTSHALVGGVVGIGLVQDIKSIQFKTLQGIAAAWVITVPASAVLSAAIFSVLRLKFG; encoded by the coding sequence ATGCTTGTCATCATAGTTGCACTTCTCGCCTTTTATCTTGCTTGGAATCTCGGAGCAAATGATGTTGCTAACTCAATGGGAACTTCTGTTGGTTCCAAAGCTGTTACCCTCAAACAGGCATTGATTATTGCTGGGGTGTTAGAGTTTACGGGTGCGGTACTATTTGGACAAGAAGTATCGCAAACTTTGGCGACAGAAATTGTTAATCCAGCTTTATTTGCCGATACACCGCAAATGCTAGTTACTGGAATGGTGGCGGTGCTGCTTTCTGGCGGTTTGTGGCTGCAAATTGCTACATCACGGGGTTTGCCTGTCTCTTCTTCTCATGCGATTGTTGGTGCGATCGCCGGATTTAGCTGGGTTGCTTTGGGAGTGAGTGCGATCGATTGGTCAACAATTGGACAAATCACGATAGGTTGGATTATCACCCCAATCATAAGTGGGGCAATTGCTGCTTTATTCTACAGTCAAATCAAGCGCTGGATTTTAGATCAACCAAATCCATTAGTACAGTTAAACGAGTGGATTCCTTGGTTGAGTGCTGTTTTGCTGGGGATATTTGGTGTGATTGTGCTACCGTCATTGACTCAGGGACTAGCAACTTTTCTCACTGAGCAAGTTGGTTTTAAAATACCTGCTCATGATATTCCATTGATAACTGGTGCTGTAGCTGCAGTTGGACTCACCTTTTACAGCTGGCGACAGTTGGAGAGAGGGAGAAAGGGAGTAGGGGAGCAGGGGAGCAGGGGAGCAGAGGAAGTAGGGGGAGTGGGGGGAGTAGGGGAAGTGGGGGGAGTAGGGGAAGTAGTAAATTCCCGATTTACTAATCCTGTTGAGGGGTTATTTGGTCGATTTCAATTGCTCAGTGCTTGTTTTGTTGCTTTTGCTCATGGTTCTAATGATGTGGGAAATGCGATCGCTCCTCTAGCTGCAATTGCCTACATTAACCGCACTGGCACAGTACCAACAAATGGTTTCAACATCCCCATATGGATTATAATGCTTGGTGGCGTTGGAATTGTCACTGGTTTAGCGATTTTGGGAAAAAAAGTTATCGCCACGATTGGCGAAAGTATTATTTCCTTGCAACCGAGTAGTGGATTTTGTGCTGAACTCGCAACTGCCACAACTATCCTGCTTGCCTCTCGGTTGGGTTTACCTGTTTCTACTTCTCATGCTTTGGTTGGTGGTGTTGTTGGGATTGGACTGGTGCAAGATATTAAGTCAATTCAATTCAAAACTCTTCAAGGAATTGCTGCAGCATGGGTGATTACAGTTCCTGCGAGTGCGGTTCTTAGCGCGGCTATCTTTTCTGTGTTGAGATTAAAGTTTGGATAG
- a CDS encoding zinc-dependent dehydrogenase, which yields MKAQVFRGVNQLSYEELPVPTLEPDEVLVQVQVVGLCQSDIKKIRYPLYEPPRIFGHETAGTISAVGSQVRGWQVGQRVAVMHHIPCMRCDYCLNDNFSMCDTYKNISTTAGFNASGGGFAEYVKVPGHIVRNGGLIPIPDNISFEEASFVEPTNCCLKAVKKAQIAPGQTVLVTGAGPIGLMFIMLVKYFGAKAIATDLLPSRIEKALSVGAEAAFDARDANLPAKIHDLTNGMGVDVTLLAVPSDKAFFQALDCTRKGGKILFFAEFPDEMEIPVNPNLLYRREIDLMGSYSSSYRIQSLAADIVFNRRIDVQALISDRYPLQDLSAAVEQAIAPTAETYKILIYP from the coding sequence ATGAAAGCACAGGTATTTAGAGGCGTTAATCAACTTTCTTACGAAGAACTGCCCGTACCGACACTGGAACCAGATGAGGTGCTGGTACAGGTGCAGGTTGTGGGGTTGTGTCAGTCGGATATCAAAAAAATTCGTTATCCCTTGTATGAACCACCGCGCATTTTTGGACATGAAACTGCTGGAACTATATCAGCGGTGGGTTCGCAAGTCAGAGGCTGGCAAGTTGGACAACGGGTGGCGGTGATGCACCATATCCCTTGTATGCGTTGCGATTATTGCCTAAATGATAATTTCTCGATGTGCGATACTTACAAAAACATCTCTACGACAGCAGGATTTAACGCTAGTGGCGGCGGGTTTGCTGAGTATGTCAAAGTTCCCGGTCATATTGTGCGTAATGGCGGGTTGATTCCCATTCCTGATAATATCAGTTTTGAAGAAGCAAGTTTTGTAGAACCAACAAATTGCTGCCTCAAAGCAGTGAAAAAAGCTCAAATTGCTCCTGGGCAAACGGTTTTGGTTACTGGTGCGGGACCAATTGGGTTAATGTTTATCATGTTGGTGAAGTATTTTGGGGCGAAGGCGATCGCCACCGACTTACTCCCCTCCCGCATAGAAAAAGCTTTGAGTGTAGGTGCAGAAGCTGCATTTGATGCCCGTGACGCCAACTTACCAGCAAAAATTCATGATTTGACCAATGGCATGGGTGTTGATGTTACCCTACTTGCAGTCCCAAGTGATAAAGCTTTCTTTCAAGCACTCGACTGTACTCGCAAAGGTGGAAAAATTCTCTTTTTCGCGGAATTTCCTGATGAGATGGAAATTCCAGTTAATCCGAATCTTCTCTACCGTAGGGAAATTGACCTTATGGGCAGTTACAGTTCATCGTACCGCATTCAAAGTTTAGCAGCTGATATTGTCTTTAATCGACGCATAGATGTCCAAGCATTGATTAGCGATCGCTATCCATTACAAGATTTATCAGCAGCAGTGGAACAGGCGATCGCTCCTACTGCAGAAACGTATAAGATTTTGATTTATCCGTAG
- a CDS encoding helix-turn-helix domain-containing protein — MTIILRHNVPIEAVKTEQEVQSIKQLEDILNNQDSQAKLIGANGEQIDIPESLYQVLRHVVHAMASGQAVSLVPHSYEMTTQQAAEFLNVSRPYVVKLLEQGEIPYIKVGSHRRVCFEDLVRYKEQRDKKRREALNELTQFLQDEGFYDEKNEENDLGLL; from the coding sequence ATGACAATCATATTAAGACATAACGTGCCTATAGAAGCAGTGAAGACTGAACAAGAAGTCCAGTCTATTAAGCAACTAGAAGATATTCTTAATAACCAAGATTCTCAGGCGAAACTAATAGGAGCTAATGGAGAACAAATTGACATTCCTGAGTCACTTTATCAAGTGCTGCGTCATGTCGTCCATGCAATGGCATCAGGGCAAGCTGTATCTCTAGTTCCCCACAGTTATGAAATGACAACACAACAAGCCGCTGAATTTCTCAACGTTTCACGACCTTATGTTGTTAAGTTATTAGAACAGGGAGAAATTCCCTACATTAAAGTGGGTTCACATCGACGGGTTTGTTTTGAGGATTTAGTCCGGTATAAAGAACAACGGGATAAAAAGCGTCGAGAAGCGCTTAACGAACTGACTCAGTTTTTACAAGATGAGGGGTTCTACGACGAGAAAAATGAAGAAAATGATTTAGGATTGCTATAA
- a CDS encoding TetR/AcrR family transcriptional regulator — translation MKRQTRDCDIVVEKVKTERVTKSVRQIRDADVTQQQILDAAELEFARHGLKGARLSAIANLAHITTATIHYYFDNKEGLYKAVLQRPIDEVQAMVSQLNLDHLPPEDAMAHIIRTAIAYEATNPHRQMLWFQEASQNQGLYFKQANVWSLYEHLLKVLERGITEGCFRPLDPILTLTHILSVCIFYFTVHENWKHLTPEIDRLSPEMVEKHTEAAIKFVLAGVKKTP, via the coding sequence ATGAAAAGGCAAACGAGAGATTGTGATATTGTGGTTGAAAAAGTCAAGACTGAGCGAGTTACCAAATCGGTTCGTCAGATTCGAGATGCAGATGTGACGCAGCAGCAGATTCTTGATGCCGCAGAATTGGAGTTTGCTAGGCACGGTTTGAAAGGTGCCCGGTTGAGTGCGATCGCAAATCTAGCGCACATCACGACTGCCACAATTCATTATTACTTCGATAATAAAGAGGGCTTATACAAAGCCGTTTTGCAGCGTCCGATTGATGAAGTTCAGGCAATGGTGAGTCAGCTAAATCTCGACCATTTGCCGCCCGAAGACGCAATGGCGCATATTATTCGGACTGCGATCGCCTACGAAGCCACCAATCCCCATCGTCAAATGCTGTGGTTCCAAGAAGCGAGTCAAAATCAAGGCTTGTATTTCAAGCAAGCCAACGTGTGGAGTCTATACGAGCACCTTCTCAAAGTTCTTGAGCGAGGTATAACAGAGGGGTGTTTTCGTCCACTCGACCCCATTTTAACACTGACTCATATTCTCAGCGTTTGCATTTTCTACTTTACTGTGCACGAAAATTGGAAACACTTAACTCCTGAGATTGATCGCCTCAGTCCAGAAATGGTAGAAAAGCATACCGAGGCGGCGATCAAATTTGTTTTGGCAGGTGTGAAGAAAACTCCTTAA
- a CDS encoding Rieske 2Fe-2S domain-containing protein, with the protein MKMLQGAPWLLAHRSMLKPNQPVKVSLYGNDYVIWQDSTGKISCLPNACPHMGAMLSEGWCVTKPDGSSVVTCPFHALEFDGFGCTVLPGSNKPTKSLMEPLELVIQGDFIWSYGGYEAKIPIPTIMNEIAGEYEFIGFTGDRSIKTDFLSLLLNMHDYNHQNGTHRELFEIEQVQLKQFIDDGFHSHAYIDQPRKKPTLRHILKNPALIAMPKVLQAHLENFFPCMAVMHGENAILSLKECHFYIPESPNYSRIFILMFIKAHNPIAHLIKRNLLRLIDIVVEQDADILSKLYANTPQHIKLNNEVGMDWVRRNFESFPMVE; encoded by the coding sequence ATGAAAATGCTGCAAGGTGCACCGTGGCTATTAGCACATCGTTCCATGCTCAAGCCGAATCAACCTGTGAAAGTTTCTCTCTACGGTAATGACTACGTTATCTGGCAAGACAGCACAGGCAAAATCAGTTGCTTACCGAATGCTTGCCCTCATATGGGTGCGATGCTTTCGGAAGGATGGTGTGTAACCAAGCCAGATGGTAGTAGTGTGGTGACTTGTCCATTTCATGCGTTGGAATTTGATGGCTTTGGCTGCACCGTTTTACCAGGTTCCAACAAGCCAACAAAATCCTTGATGGAACCGTTGGAGTTAGTGATTCAAGGCGACTTTATTTGGTCCTACGGTGGATATGAGGCAAAGATTCCTATCCCAACAATTATGAATGAAATTGCAGGGGAGTATGAGTTTATTGGGTTCACAGGCGATCGTAGTATCAAAACCGATTTCCTAAGTCTCCTGCTAAATATGCACGACTACAATCACCAAAATGGCACCCATCGTGAGTTATTTGAGATTGAACAAGTGCAGTTGAAACAGTTTATCGATGATGGATTTCACTCCCACGCCTACATTGATCAGCCGAGGAAGAAACCTACACTCCGCCACATCCTCAAAAATCCTGCTCTAATCGCAATGCCAAAGGTACTTCAAGCTCATTTAGAAAACTTCTTTCCATGCATGGCAGTGATGCATGGTGAGAATGCAATTCTCAGTCTCAAAGAGTGTCATTTCTATATTCCAGAATCACCAAATTACTCCCGCATCTTCATTTTAATGTTTATAAAAGCGCATAATCCGATTGCTCATCTGATCAAACGAAATCTCCTGCGGCTGATAGATATTGTTGTAGAGCAAGACGCTGACATTTTGAGCAAACTCTATGCCAACACACCTCAGCACATCAAGCTCAATAATGAAGTAGGAATGGATTGGGTGCGGCGAAATTTTGAGAGTTTTCCAATGGTAGAATAA
- a CDS encoding RNA 2'-phosphotransferase, with protein MSDSRLVKISKYLSKYLRHTPGAIGIKLAPGGWVSVDELLTACAKNKFPLTRQELQVVVELNDKKRFSFNSTGTLIRANQGHSTEVDLQLEPVVPPDVLYHGTGHKSVESIMQTGLCKMSRHHVHLSKDIATAQIVGARHGKPVVLLVDTATMYQAGYQFYCSDNGVWLVDSVPPEYLQKN; from the coding sequence ATGAGTGATTCTCGCCTCGTCAAAATCAGCAAATATCTTAGCAAATATTTGCGACATACACCGGGTGCAATTGGAATTAAACTTGCCCCTGGTGGTTGGGTTAGTGTTGATGAACTGCTTACCGCTTGCGCTAAAAACAAATTTCCACTCACCCGTCAGGAATTACAGGTGGTGGTTGAACTCAACGATAAAAAACGCTTTTCTTTTAACTCCACAGGCACTCTTATTCGTGCTAACCAAGGTCACTCAACAGAAGTTGATTTACAATTAGAACCTGTTGTTCCTCCAGACGTGCTTTATCACGGCACGGGACACAAATCTGTAGAGTCAATAATGCAAACAGGACTCTGCAAAATGTCGCGACATCATGTTCATTTATCAAAGGATATTGCTACAGCACAAATTGTAGGTGCAAGACATGGAAAACCAGTAGTTTTGCTCGTAGATACTGCGACTATGTATCAAGCTGGTTATCAATTCTACTGCTCTGATAACGGTGTTTGGTTAGTAGATAGTGTACCACCTGAGTATCTACAAAAAAATTGA
- a CDS encoding FAD-dependent oxidoreductase, with amino-acid sequence MVHQTYTADILVVGGGTGGTAAAIQAARRGAKTILVSEFPWLGGMLTSAGVSAPDGNELEAFQTGLWGAFLQELQHRQPGGLDNCWVSFFSYDPRIGAKIFADWVQELPNLLWITGLVPLEVFQEGNCVCGVRFADLTVKAKITLDATELGDLLALADIPYRWGWELHSEWGELSAPADYNHLTQRYPVQAPTWVVVMQDFGEAVAPEVPSAPNNDPSQFVGAWDGYGPEQFLNYGRLPGGLFMINWPIRGNDYGESVGRLIETEETKREFLQECFWHSQNFAHFIQNQLGRRYGLADNIFPHLAHSSFALHPYYRESRRLVGLTTIREQDILPLTGGMVAPLNIDAIAIANYPNDHHYPGIEFQVQPKSMRWGGRTTGTPFTIPYRCLVPIETDGLLVCEKNISVSHIANGATRLQPVVMGIAQAAGMAAALCVELDLSPRNLPVRVLQEALLHDKYAPAAIIPLLNSLPKDPDWLHWQSYYLEEPELYRVHGNSVCLSSCQHQNVDSNNTLTVRKINCFQGIFHHISEQDYKFTITAPSIHRGHTWQIVTLRSHIHEQLQTFCDQQLLTICGRMNHALNWLIVENLSK; translated from the coding sequence ATGGTTCATCAAACATACACAGCTGACATCTTAGTCGTCGGAGGTGGAACAGGAGGAACCGCCGCCGCCATTCAAGCAGCGCGACGGGGAGCAAAAACTATCCTTGTGAGTGAGTTTCCTTGGTTGGGAGGAATGCTGACTTCTGCTGGGGTATCTGCACCGGATGGGAATGAACTAGAAGCTTTTCAAACAGGGTTATGGGGTGCGTTTTTACAAGAATTACAGCACCGCCAGCCAGGAGGATTAGATAATTGTTGGGTTAGCTTTTTTAGTTACGATCCGCGTATTGGGGCAAAGATTTTTGCAGATTGGGTGCAGGAGTTGCCCAATTTACTTTGGATCACTGGACTTGTGCCGTTAGAAGTTTTCCAAGAGGGGAATTGCGTTTGTGGCGTCCGATTTGCAGATTTAACTGTCAAAGCCAAGATAACTCTGGACGCCACAGAGTTAGGAGATTTATTAGCTTTAGCTGATATACCTTACCGTTGGGGCTGGGAATTACATTCGGAGTGGGGAGAACTAAGCGCGCCAGCAGATTATAATCATCTCACACAAAGATATCCTGTGCAAGCCCCCACTTGGGTGGTGGTGATGCAAGACTTTGGTGAAGCAGTTGCACCAGAAGTCCCAAGTGCACCGAACAACGATCCATCACAGTTTGTTGGTGCTTGGGACGGCTACGGTCCAGAACAGTTTTTGAATTACGGACGGTTGCCCGGTGGTTTATTTATGATTAATTGGCCAATTCGTGGTAATGACTACGGTGAAAGTGTGGGGCGATTGATAGAAACAGAAGAAACAAAGCGCGAGTTTCTCCAAGAATGCTTTTGGCACAGCCAAAATTTTGCCCATTTTATCCAAAACCAGCTTGGTCGTCGCTATGGTTTAGCTGATAACATCTTCCCTCATCTGGCTCACTCCTCCTTCGCCCTTCACCCTTACTACCGGGAAAGCCGCCGCCTAGTGGGACTAACGACGATTCGAGAACAGGACATTTTGCCCCTAACTGGAGGTATGGTTGCACCTTTGAATATAGATGCAATAGCGATCGCTAATTACCCCAACGACCACCATTATCCGGGTATCGAGTTCCAAGTACAACCCAAATCGATGCGCTGGGGAGGACGGACGACGGGAACTCCCTTCACAATTCCCTACCGTTGTTTAGTTCCTATAGAAACAGATGGTTTACTAGTATGCGAGAAGAACATTTCCGTTTCTCATATTGCTAATGGAGCAACCAGATTGCAGCCTGTGGTGATGGGTATCGCTCAAGCTGCAGGTATGGCTGCAGCTTTGTGTGTTGAGTTGGATTTAAGCCCCCGGAATTTGCCAGTAAGAGTTCTACAAGAAGCTTTATTACATGATAAATATGCACCAGCGGCAATTATTCCATTATTGAATTCGCTCCCAAAAGATCCGGATTGGTTGCACTGGCAATCGTACTATTTAGAAGAACCAGAATTATATCGAGTTCATGGAAATTCCGTTTGTTTATCTTCCTGTCAACATCAGAATGTTGATAGCAATAATACCTTAACTGTACGAAAGATTAACTGTTTCCAGGGCATCTTTCACCACATATCTGAACAAGATTACAAATTCACTATCACTGCGCCAAGTATCCATCGGGGGCATACTTGGCAGATTGTGACTTTGCGATCGCACATCCATGAGCAATTGCAAACTTTTTGTGATCAGCAACTGCTCACCATTTGCGGTCGAATGAATCACGCTCTTAATTGGTTGATAGTTGAAAACCTCAGCAAATAA
- the patX gene encoding heterocyst-inhibiting protein PatX, with translation MRAAISFLITGLFFSSLAINTKALEQQASKADSQQLMAAVGTSKKSRKERYRGSGRIVGLEQIKSTHPVV, from the coding sequence ATGCGTGCTGCCATTTCATTTTTGATCACAGGATTGTTCTTTAGCTCCTTAGCTATTAACACTAAAGCACTTGAACAACAGGCATCTAAGGCTGACTCACAACAGTTGATGGCGGCAGTAGGCACTTCCAAAAAGTCTCGGAAAGAGCGCTACAGAGGTAGTGGTCGTATCGTAGGGCTGGAACAGATCAAGAGTACACATCCAGTTGTCTAA
- a CDS encoding ferritin-like domain-containing protein, with translation MWFAPALGDAPKGSRPLGDHDLHLVTLNRYRYSEQRSCKDLTEIIEQLNGQPPELIRDLSHHISDEARHAMWLTDLLVELGANVGTPPGSSYIDEFDRLIDREFFNPEHNLEDSIIAGLAAINVTEKRGCEYFSAHIYALKQAPQTEENIKIRQTIEKILPEEAGHVRWGNRWLGQLADKSPEHRQKVDQAKRKYAAIEQAAFEAGMDITLGAELRRVANLLEVANTMPVWQRPQYLMERLPQTLLAPDLQRTRINVVERVWKRDPQTLIERFVPMFLNGLKGMQDNRQKTKA, from the coding sequence ATGTGGTTTGCACCCGCCTTGGGCGATGCTCCCAAAGGGAGCCGCCCCTTGGGCGATCACGATCTTCATCTGGTCACCCTCAACCGCTACCGCTACAGCGAGCAACGCAGTTGCAAAGACCTGACTGAAATCATTGAACAACTCAACGGACAGCCACCCGAACTGATACGAGATTTATCTCACCATATCTCCGATGAAGCCCGTCATGCTATGTGGCTGACTGATTTATTGGTGGAACTGGGAGCGAATGTAGGAACGCCTCCAGGCTCTTCTTACATTGATGAATTTGACCGTCTGATAGACCGAGAATTTTTCAACCCAGAACACAACCTAGAGGATAGCATTATTGCCGGATTGGCAGCAATTAACGTAACCGAAAAACGGGGTTGTGAGTACTTCTCTGCTCACATTTACGCCCTCAAGCAAGCGCCCCAAACCGAAGAAAACATCAAAATCCGCCAAACGATTGAAAAAATTCTGCCAGAGGAAGCAGGACACGTTCGCTGGGGTAACCGTTGGTTGGGGCAGTTAGCAGATAAAAGTCCAGAACATCGCCAAAAGGTTGATCAAGCCAAGCGAAAGTATGCTGCGATTGAACAAGCAGCTTTTGAAGCTGGCATGGATATCACCTTGGGTGCAGAACTGCGTAGAGTTGCCAACCTGCTGGAAGTGGCAAACACAATGCCTGTATGGCAACGTCCTCAATATCTGATGGAACGTTTACCGCAGACTCTTCTAGCACCAGATTTGCAAAGGACTCGGATTAATGTAGTTGAGCGAGTTTGGAAGCGAGATCCACAGACATTGATCGAAAGATTTGTGCCGATGTTTCTCAATGGTTTAAAAGGGATGCAAGATAACCGCCAGAAAACGAAGGCATAG